Within the Stigmatopora argus isolate UIUO_Sarg chromosome 23, RoL_Sarg_1.0, whole genome shotgun sequence genome, the region cgcccggacgtttggtcgcccggacgtttggtcgcccggacgtttggtcgcccggacgtttggtcggccggacgtttggtcggccggacgtttggtcgcccggacgtttggtcgcccggacgtttggtcgcccggacgtttggtcgcccggacgtttggtcgccctgacgtttggtcgcccggacgtttggtcgcccggacgtttggtcgcccggacgtttggtcgcccggacgtttggtcgcccggacgtttggtcgcccggacgtttggtcgcccggacgtttggtcgcccggacgtttggtcgctggacatttgacatgttgaaaccagctctcaaaattatattcatgagagagagagtttaagatctaaatatctactgttgaaaccagctctcaaaattatattcacccgggcgaccaaacgtccgggcgaccaaacgtccggcgaccaaacgtccggtcacggtaaacAACAGACTGGGGATTCAAGTATCAAGGTAAATCTGCCTAGAATGCCAAACAAGGACGTCAGTGTTGTAAGCACTTGAACGTACCGTTTTGACAGTTTCCGATTCAGAATGCGTTTTGATGCTATCTTACGGAAAGAGCAAACGAAAGATAGCcccgttttctttcttttctcagGCGGGTTAATCGAATCTTTCACTGCATCTCTTGAGTACTTTTACTAAActatttcaatttatttgaactgcaAATGGAatccagttcaaataaattggactggTCTATCGTCGTCACTTGtgttaaataaacaaacaaatcctGCCTAATTATAACCAATTCCTTCAGTCTGGTGTTGAGCTTGCGTGGATTTCACCGCCCACGCTGACATCATTTCCCTCACGGATGCCAAACCTGACAGTGCTGAATGTTCAACCCACGCCATCACCTCGCACATCatacaaaagaggaaaaaatattgacaTCACCGGCAGCAGAAGCAGCGCAAAACTCAAACGGACCTAATTAATTTGAATAGACGGCAGGGCAGTCGACGCAAAGAAACGCGCCGCCAGATCGCGCAAATTAAATCAACAGCCTTCCGAGTCAGTCAAAgttcaataaaaagaaataaatctagGTGCACCCCGAGAAATCATCGTTctgcctaagcagccaaattcaaagcatctcCTTCTTCAGTAGAGTGGGAATCCCCTTTAAGTATGAAAATGTCTCGTCATATCACCTACCCTGCAAATTCtatttaaatattcaaattagcGCAAAGGATTGCAATATTCTGTTTATTacatctgtgacctttgaccccatgaCAAACGACACTATTACCTTTTTTGTTCAAACATTAATTATTACTTACAGActactttaaaatgttttaaactaCTATTTTCAATCATTATTCGCAGGTGAAAATAtagtccagtcagcctaccagcactgttgtctttttgtttttctgtcccATAATACttgactttattttgaaagccgAGGCGGTCCGGCATTGTTGCCGCTGACAGCCGATGACCTTTTTGATCGATGGTCACGGTACCGGCCATCAGTAACCTTGGGCGTTAATTTTGAAAGTCGTTTTATCATTTCTCTGCCTCGAACAAAAGCAGCCAAAGGCCTCGCCGGTCGCCTGCCAGAGGCGCACACACCCGCACGTTGTTAGTCGCACTCGCCCGGCGAGTGCTGTACGCGCCTCCTCGGTGACCCTCCGCTCCGAtggatttctcttttttttcctgtcacatATTGAGAAGATGACCTTATCATCGCCGCACTGGCCTCCGGTGGTTGAGAGAGTTATTGCCCAGGATAATCGAAGCCAAAGAGTTCACGGCCAAAGTGAGGAATGAGCCTCAAACATCGACGGCGCTTCACTGGAAGCATTTCCGAACAGAGGTTGGCCAAAATACCGGTCTTGGCTCCAAAAAAGTACTTGCTGCCAAAATGGAGAGCCCCCTCTTAGATTTCACCGGTAGGGGCCTGAAACATTTTTGCGTGCCCCTCATGATGGACATGCCCATAGCGTGTCAACTCGGGGGTAAAAATTCCAAAACACTAAAaacggctggctctagaggtgactgtaattcccttcaaaaaaaGCATGCctgacatacctggaactcaatagcaattagcatacgtgaactcccgcctctgaacctcttggccaatcatgtTAAAGTGTGGCtgttagaaaaacaaaattgcgatgtatgtgtgtgtgtgtgtgtgtgtgtgtgtgcgtgtgttatcGCTTACCCTCAACCTTCACAAGGGACTAAATTATTATGTGCTATCccttgttaaataaatcaaactcaaattttcTAAACCTTAATTTTGCcacaaaaatgactattttaaacaaaaacggATGGGTTTCTGCTCCATAAGAACATTTTACGTCCCCAATAAGCCTCAATCGCCACCCACTGCAATGCAAGAGGCTCTCGCCCGTGTTGTTCTTCCCGCGTACAAATTCCGAATTACACGTCCGCTTCGATACCCTGCTAAAATGTGACAAACAACAACGTGCCGGCGGAATATACCCCCATCGCCTCGACCTTCCGTGTATCAGAGCTAGCTTACGGAAGCATGGGACACTCAATCTGCTCGGCTCGGGGAAAGCCGTGACAGTCTTATTTCCCGACAGCATCGGCGGTTATTTATTCGGAATTGAGCGTAGGACGCGGCGGGGATTGGGCATCCCTGATCCGTCAAGGATCGAGTGCCGATTGAGTAAATATCTTTCTTGCGGGGAGATGGTTAATTCCTTTGGACTGGGAGTCTGGCAGCGAATGACCAAACTTGCGGCTCTGTGAAAAGTGGTTTACCTCGAAAAGGGGTCAAGTTCAAAATCTGACGGTGTCCCCTTTCAAACTGGTTGCACCTGGAACCTCAGGGGATTCCAGAGAGATGGGTCAAGGCGCCGTTCTGGGGGTTTGAGCGGGAATATGAACCCGTAACAtggcaaagaaaacaaaactccCCAACCTCCTCCAGTTCTCTGCTGGTTGTTTGTTTGCAAAGACCGGCTGTCTCGCAGCGTGCGCCACGGACGGAATACTAATGCTCGTAAGCAATGTTCCGGTTGCCTTCGTTCACGCTGAGAAAGGTTCCCCAATGCATCTCCCGTGCTAAAAACTCGCCGGGACCGACTCGGATCGGCAGGCATCGACACGAAAGCTTCGCAGTTAGAAGACGAAGAGCGCCATTAGCGAACGgatcggggggaaaaaaaggcgggCCGCGTTCCGTGGCGACGCTCGCCATCGATAAGAGCACGACGTTGTTCACGGTTGGCAAAGATGTGCGTGGTTTCGGCTCTGAATCCACTCGTCTTAGGGTCTCGTGACTCCCAGATGAAAGAGATGGTATTGATCGGAGGTTCTTCGGACAAACGTGGGGAAAGCGGAAGCgatctaaccctaactctaaccctcgTGTGTTAAAGCCACTGACACGAAATGGGAGTACAAAGAGAAAACTTCCTCAGGATGGGGAGATAGCGGGATGTCTTTGGGCATTTTGGGCAAACGCTCCCCCTCCTTGCGTCTTTCGCCCTCATTTTCCTGCTTTCTATTCGCCGCTCCTCCTCTGCCCCCCCAACCCCCACGGAGGTTCATTCTCTTCCTGTGAATAGTCACTGAGGTGGAGGGGGTCAGCGAATGCACCACTCACTGTGAGCATCCCCTTCTTTCCACTCGTATAGAGCCTTTCACACACCCCTGCCCCCCTTTGCAGGGACACCCCCAGAGTGGCCTTATTGCTACTCTGCGGTGAAGCGCTCCTCAAAGacgcaggaggaggaggaagatgaaacCCCTTTGTATTCTATAGGCGGCGTCACATGGTCCGGTCCTAAAGGTCTCCTTAAAAGCAGAACGAGGAATGGCTGGCAGCCTTGTGTATGAGACCCCCCAGCCCCCATTTCCACGTATTCTGTTGAGAACTTCCTCCAAAAACTTCCCCTGCTCATCAGCCTCTTTTATTTCGACCACCGCCGTGTGTTGACACCTCATTTTGAGGGGGGAGGCACGGAGGGGGTCGTCTTTTGTCCACGCCAAGAATGCATATAAGATGGCGGAATGTTTGCCGAGGAGCGCCATGGCAACGGCGGACCGACGGCGCCGATACAATACGGCCGCCGAGGGGTTTGTCATTCCGCTCAGGCCTGACCCAAATGGAGGAATCCTGGGAAAAAAGTGGGCCGCGTCAAATGGCACGCAGGCAGGGGAAAATATATAGTCGCACATCACTTTGCAAATATCTTCAGGTGAAACTGTtactgtgaggaaaaaaaatcgaatttTACCCTCAAGTTCTCCCTTACTTTTTCCTTTAGTCGATACTGCCCCACCTTGGGATTATTATCTTGATCCCAAAATCCTAAATTTCGGAAATTGCCTTTCACGCAGACGCCATCTCACATCTAAACTGTCACAGAATCACAGCGTAGGATCAGAcccaaaacatttcatgccagTACCATTCACCTAGAGAAGTGTTACCCAACCGTGaacaatggtcaggtgtgccgtgggaaattgcaagaagtcatacaatgtaacattcagagagaaaaacgaATAGgaatataacaagattaaaaatgaacaatttcaaggttaaaatcaaaatatgatgaacgttaaattagaagattcaaattgtgaaacagtcattttgttgcttatttttcctcgttgtttggtttctagggcatcaacttttgtcgATGTAAAGTatgtgagcacatttttttattgcaacacgcttatttatttatttattccctatttatttatgtctaaaatgtctttttctgtgtctgtattctcacccacttgctactgtgacattgaaatttcccgaatacgggatgaataaagttatccaatctaatctaatctaatctttggagatttaagtaatatttggagaaaagtcataaaattatgcgattaaaaacaatacattatttatttttgcaccacctagaagttgttcagggtcttttggtgacattaggtcagtgtgataaatttgattttggaatcattttggaggtttatgtgattcctgccgATAAAACTTTGacgagaatgactattgttaatataggcaatatagttttaaatgaaaagattttcagatggtggtgtcccctAAGATCCTCATCATACCGCTAATTTGTACCTTTACGGTCTTAATATCACCTCAAAAACCGGTAATAATACCAACGCTGAGCTTTGGTACCTTTTCATGAGTACTAAAAGATTGACCGGAGAactgttttttcttctgttctACATGATAAAGCAAGCAAGTTGTGGGCAAACTTTCCCCAAGTTTCAACACAAACTTTTCGAACCCGAGATGCACTTACTTGATCCCCAGGTGCGCTCGTTGTATGTCGGGAGAAAATGGTGGTGTCCTCTAAGCTCTTTTCATGGGAATCCTCTGTCCCGCTTTGGCCTCCCTGCCTCGCACTACGCCTTCTGTCTCCTTGTGGGCTGAGcatagtatgtgtgtgtgtgttaggggTGGGTCAAAGAtggttgggggtggggggctgcAAGCTTTACTCACTCGTGTTCAGAAACTCATTACCCCCAAGGTCACTCCGGGGATATCCCGCCTGGAAGGAGATGGGAGATGGAGGGCGAGACCTGTCTGCATGCGTGACCAagagagaagaaacaaaagtttAACAAACAGGAAGTTATATAAAACACGCCATCGATCCTCGGAAAATTTAGTCCCACCGCGTAAATCGATGGGATATTGACGCCGTTCGGGTTCAACATGTGGTCCTCACACTCGATTGGAGTTGACGTTTTGGACCGTGACATAATTGATCCCGTCGATTGTCCTCGTGTGCGCGGGGACATTTTTGGACGCTTTGTTATATTTTGGCAGACCATTACTACTCTACGTACCGAAGCAACTGTTGACAAGGAAGCTTAAAATGTCCTAAAACCATCAGGAAGTGGTTAAAAGTGTCACATTTTGTTCGAGTTTCCTTGTGTGGGCTGTCCGCGTGATTAGGAATGTGTTCCACCTGCTGTGTTTTTCCGGTGCTCCTCCCCTGGTGAGACCCAGGTGTTTGCAATTGTCTCGTCAGTGTGCGTATTTACCATTCCCCCTTAAGTTCGCTTCTTTTTACCCAGTTTTAAGTTTGTAaagtttttctgttattttttctctaaagcCAAAAGTTTTGTGCTCCAGCACTATATTTTGTTGCCTGCTCCCATGCGTCCCACAGCCAAAGGCAATCAGAACAAAAAGTGACCGGCACCCAGAAAGTAGACAGGAAATTCCCTCAAAAACTAATGGGAAATGTTCCAAAATTTACTGGAAGCATCCTAAAATAACAAAAGAAGTgacatgtccaattcacttaaactggctgtggatgcttTATCTTTCAGTGGCATTAAGTTCGCTTTTGTGGTCCGGGGAGCAAAACAATAATCAATGTCTATTGTACTGCTATCGTTGGGTTTTTTTATTACAcgcccgccattttttttcgtCTAGTCATCGGCGAATCCACAGCGTTTGCTTGACGCGCTCCCTCCGACAACAAACTTAGTTGGAAAGTGCTTTCGGATTTCACCGTGAAAAATGGAGCGCGCGTTCCCTGTCAGCACGGCTCCGGATCACGGCaatcttttttcatcatttcatctTTAATCAAATGGAGGGAAATGATATCAGGCCACTCGTGAAGCGTATCCTGCGCTGGAAGAGACCTCGCGGGAGGAGGAGAATGGTATTCCGAGGTCGCAAATAGATGGGATGGATTATTAATGAGTTGAATATGAGACGTGTGGAATGCTACATACAGATCCTTATCACGCAGACTAATTGCAATTGGCGTCAGCTGCTTGAATCGCcagaacaaaaatgaaaatgttgaaagtttTTGTCTTATTGTCTCGCCATTTTTAGTTACCATGACGATTAATTTCAAAACGGAGCGGCATGTTCTAAAtaaattttgcattttgcacgttgtcaaacgttcaattattttaaaagttaAGTAGCGAGCTCAAATCCCATTCAATGACACCTCTCTAGTGTTAGCTTGCTAAAACCAAAACATAAGTAATAGCTGATTGGCttcttgtttttggtttctttgCAAGAGTTAACAATTGAAAAAAGCAAcctatttgaaaataattagaaaattagatcatattgagatttttttttttttaaatgaaatttctcTTTACCCACAACGAAATGAGTTTTGACGTTGTGTAttagacgtcaatggcagccattgacttcattttaattaaggCAAGTACATAAAAAGGTTGTTGATTTGGTTTTACTTTGTGTTCAAAATAGTAATATTCCAAAATTAGAGCCCCCATGCCCATCCCACCCACCGACCCCCCTCCCCCTTCCGAGGTCATCACTCAGACGACTCGTAAACAATCGATTGGCGCTTATCAATACCGGCCGATTTATTTTTCACACCATCTGTCAAAATGGCCGTCCCATTCGCCTGCAGATTCTGAACCAAAAAAAGTGATTCCCTCGACTATACATTGCGCGGATAAAGGTCGATCGAACCGCAAGTAGGCGTGTCagcgtggggaaaaaaaggaggagaGTGTCCAACCTCCCTCTTGAGCCTTTTAAACGACCACACTGCGCTTCTCGGCTCGTTTATCAAACAAATGACGCGCATCGCACTGAGCTGTGCTATTATCACTCCCCGTTGGAGCACTCTCACGCCTCTTAATGGCCGTCTCACCTGCACGGGCTAGTGAGCCAGCGAGGCCCCTCTGGACGTCGGCAGAGATGGCGGGCTTCAACCAGGAAGTGGAGTATGCGCTGAACACGACGACATTTTTGCCATCTTCTTGTCATGGTATTATGCCAATGATTGGACTTTAGGAATGAGGGacctacaaaataaaaaaaatatctgagccTAGATGGGCCTTGTGAGAGAGCAGCATCCcacctaagcagccaaattcaaagcatcgccaTATTTGGTAGATTTAAATCGCCTGAAGCCAGTGAGAGTTACTCAGTTATCAAAATATAAATGACATGATAAATAGCTTCATACTTTATCCATTTATTGTGAATTTCCTTTGCTAACCTTTGACCTCAGGACCACAAAATGTAATCACCTCCTGTATTTCGTGTTGCAAATGTATCCCTTGATTTGTTCCAATTAGCAAAGATCGTTAGGCGCTACGATGGGTTCAATGCTTGGTGTCATTACAGAAGAACATGCTATGCTAGCTGTTAACTAAGAAAAGCTATTCCtggtagtaccgtattttcacgactataaggcgcactgcattataaggcgcaccctcaatgaatgacacttttttttttccatacataaagcatactggattataaggcgccctgtctattttggagaaaatttaagacttaagtgcgccttatagtcgtgaaaatacggtaaattgaattgaattttttacCTTGGTAAAAGTGGCAGTTATGTGGATTCAGATTGTCTGTGAACACACCAGTCAAACttggtgttttatttatttatttgactaaTAGACAGGAAAGCTTAAATGTGCATTTAACGTCAACAAGAAAGTCTGTTTGAAAGTCTGCTGCGTGCGTACCTTGTCTGGCGCATTACGAAAGCTCACCCAAAGCGTTTCCATTCCATCGCAGGCGGTATTTGAATGTTCACATATCGTCTGATTCCAGCTACCCGGACTTTATGAAGTTGACATTTGTGTCACCGGACGACAGGTCGGCGTTTAAATGCCAGGCTTTTAATGATTTTGATGCGCTGACTTCTTTTCAAGGCTCGCGAAAGAAGAACaaggagaagaaggaggaggacgaggccCGCAGCGTGCGCCGATTGCAGGCTGGCAGATAAGAGGAGCGTTTTATAGCTTCTTTTCAAGAGTCGACGTGCTCCTCTAGTGAACAAGAGGAGACAAAGACCCAGAAGAAAAGCAATGACAGCTTCCGTGTGGGTGAGCCTCGTCAACTTTTAATAACGCTAGCGCCGCTTCGCTCTGAAGAGCATCTCGTTAAACGCTAGAAGGAGGCACCCAAAAAGGAGGGAAAAGTATGGAAACCGCCTTCTtcgtttactgccattgacggcgatagatgtccaatctagcCATTTCAGTCCTAATGAATTGAGCGTCTATCGCAAACAAAAGGCGCAGAAACTGCTGGCAATGACTACGAAAATATGCGTGTGGAAAAATTGCCATTTTGTTGATAGCAGCAGATGAGAATaaaaaggaaggaaaggaaAGAGAAAGGAGAGGAAATGATCTAGGAGTGTAGCAGCTGTGTTGCGGCCACTCTTCAGTCATGCTCGGCTTCTTTAAACTCTGCCACGGAAAATACGTGTgtgcttgcgtgtgtgtgtgtgtgtgtgtgtgtgtgtgtgtgtgtgtgtgtgtgtgtgtgtgtccaagtACCAGCGGTTGGCAGTGACTGATACGCAGACGTCAACAGTCGATAAGACACTATTTAAATGCAGAAAAAGACGTTAGCAGTCGATCGATTTAGATCAGTGGTAGGGCACCtaaggctcccgagccatatgtggctctttttgatgggtgcatatggctctccgctaatcTGTGAGGTAAAAATAcaggaaccgctggtgagagagctgtgTCCCGAACGTACCAATAGCACCTTTTTAATcgtaatttttcttcattagactcttctgtatgcatactcattgatattcattgattagcaacagcgtaaaaaaaatatcataagaattcagagactttttacttaaaaagttgtgaaatgactaaaaaaatgcacatattttacttttaaattctgagtatggctctcaaggaataaaatttgaaaatattaattgtttatggctctcttcgtcaaaaaggtttccgacccctgatttagatagtGGTTTCATTTAAAGCCTTCCATTCTTCGTCAATCAAATATTGCAAAATACTAGCAGATATAGGGATGAATTGAAACTGGCacaattgtttttaatgtcatttcCTTTTTCAAAGACATAAAGCATATTTACCGACGTTTGAACGTCCATCCTGCAAATGTTGTCGTCCTCCCCTAAATCAGAAATACTCATGCCTTTCTGGCGCCCACTAGTGGTCACACACGAAATTTTCATCTCTATCTTGGTGTGGTTTTCACACGCTAGGCAGAAAAGCTGCCATTTTTATTGTCGGGGCAACGACAAAATGTCCCATCAAGTGTCCAAGCGGTTCCGAAGGACTATGAAGAGTGAGCGGAAACAAACGAGTCCCATTTCTTCTGCCACAAGACTTGCGCCGCGTCTTTGAGGTCGGGTGGGAGCGAACTGAACCTACAGCCACAAGTAAGGCGACTTTAGTGGACGCCGAGTCGAGCCGATAGGATGAAATAAGTCACCTGATGGAGTTGAGCGCCAGCTCCTTGAGGGTTCCCACGTTGGCCCTCAGGCCGCCGATGCCCACGAAGGCCTGGTAGAAGTCGTAGGACAGGCCCGTGCTGCCGAACATGGACGGGTCATCTGAACTGATCACCAAAGGGTGGCCCTCTGACATCAAGGCCGCCGCGGGGTGGTTACGCAGATCTGAAACCAGCTTCAGAACCTGAACATTTGGATGCCGGGATGCAAATTGAAATCCAGAAGGAGGAAATCAGACTACATTTTAAGAAGGCGACCTGGTTGGAGATAGGGCAGACCTCCACCGCCACCTGCCCCAGCCTGGAGATCTCTTTGGCCAGGGGGTGGCGCGCCAGCGCATAGCCGTGCCCGATTCGGCTGGTGTTGAACAGTAGCGCGTCTAAAATGTTCTGATCCGTCTCTGTGCCCTCTTTGTCTACCGGGGTCAACAATGAGAAAATTAGGACAGTAGCGAGTCAAATTGTGTCCGCCGTAGTTTCAAGTCCCTTTCCAACCTACCGGTTTCTCCCGCGTGAAAAAAGAAGGGCAGGTCGACGTTCCGCCGGGCGGGCAGCGAGAGCGCGTCCCGGAAATACCAAAGCGGCCTGCCGCTGTCCTCCCTGCCCACCTGCAAAACAAGACATCAGATCGTCATGGGGGGTCCCAACAATGGCGTAAAAGACGTCAATTGGCACCAGGTCGAATCCTGCCACTACGTCGGGGAAGTCCTTCCGCAGCGCCGAGGCTTCCTGGACGGCCGCCGTCACCTCAGACGCGCTCAGCGCCCTGGAACGTTCCTTTTAGTCTAAGTTTGCCAAACGACAACAAGCCTCCCGGGCGCGTACGTGCCTGTGTACGGCGACAATAACGCGAGCGCCCAGGAAGTCCGGATGATCGGCGACAAACTTCTCGGTGACCTCTCGAAAGGTCCTGAGCGTCCAAATCTTGTCGTGGATGGTGCCGTCCAATTCGTACGTCTGAAATGATAGGTCATGAGGAGAGGTCGCAACCTTTGGGTACCTCACGATACGATACAAGTCTATCGATAATGAGTATatctagaaaaaaaacgaaccctgGCCAAGCCGCTGCGCAATTCCAGATACATGACGTTGTCTTGGTGCAGCTCGCTCAAACCCTGCAGAAGGTAATCCCTCAGAACGGGGGCGTGGCTAATCAAGCCCGCCGCGGCGATAAAGGCCCTCTCAAACTTGTCCCACACGGCGTCCTGGTCTGGGTACTCGCCGTCCGGGTCGTCGGTGACCAGCGTGAGATGCTTCatcaggctaaaaaaaaaacaggcgccGCGGTCGTCGGGGCAGTCG harbors:
- the ada2b gene encoding adenosine deaminase 2-A codes for the protein MCDTSPTFAPEERHLRGEQRHPVSPQGMAAFLLHGVVTLLWLAAATGVPDPNRRDRLMLQEASRQTGGGLALTPAERRLDARLRRMKEREMDAEPFPSAVHFFKAKDLIRRSPIFKLLQDMPKGGALHVHSSSLASAEWLVKNATYRPDCYVCYTWDESVRFVFSLRRPYPRWDCFYWQLVSVLRAKAGDPNAFDVSLMKHLTLVTDDPDGEYPDQDAVWDKFERAFIAAAGLISHAPVLRDYLLQGLSELHQDNVMYLELRSGLARTYELDGTIHDKIWTLRTFREVTEKFVADHPDFLGARVIVAVHRALSASEVTAAVQEASALRKDFPDVVAGFDLVGREDSGRPLWYFRDALSLPARRNVDLPFFFHAGETDKEGTETDQNILDALLFNTSRIGHGYALARHPLAKEISRLGQVAVEVCPISNQVLKLVSDLRNHPAAALMSEGHPLVISSDDPSMFGSTGLSYDFYQAFVGIGGLRANVGTLKELALNSIRFSSLPPDLKDAAQVLWQKKWDSFVSAHSS